In a single window of the Daphnia carinata strain CSIRO-1 chromosome 4, CSIRO_AGI_Dcar_HiC_V3, whole genome shotgun sequence genome:
- the LOC130694848 gene encoding secretory carrier-associated membrane protein 2-like — translation MSGFDQNPFAEPAVFNPFADPSVQQAAGNNAARAQQGLEEYNPFDGSNQTTKISMDRGSGANPPPTIQAAPVISPGQPQQQAAMSAADFQRRQEELERKAQELQRREEELKNNVPFNSQRNNWPPLPDKFCVQPCFYQDINVEIPLEFQKIVRMLYYIWMLHTLMYLLNILGCLALFIQVGSGAMFGLSILYCILFTPASYLCWFRPVYKAFRSDSSFNFMVFFVIFFAQTIATVIQAIGIPNLGTCGFIVGLSTIGGRTSGGDLAVGILVLILGLGFGVVALGDFLLLVRVSRLYRSTGASFSKAQAEFTSGVMRNEHVRGAAADVVGSAVRAQMSNTSGTGPRF, via the exons atgagtGGATTTGATCAGAACCCTTTTGCCGAGCCGGCAGTTTTCAATCCCTTTGCG GATCCATCTGTCCAGCAAGCTGCAGGGAACAATGCTGCAAGAGCTCAACAAGGTCTTGAAGAATACAACCCATTTGATGGAAGTAATCAAACCACAAAAATTTCAatg GACCGTGGAAGTGGAGCTAATCCACCACCAACAATCCAAGCTGCCCCTGTGATATCTCCTGGACAGCCCCAACAACAGGCAGCAATGTCTGCTGCTGATTTTCAA AGGCGTCAAGAAGAGCTAGAGCGTAAAGCACAAGAATTGCAAAGGCGAGAAGAAGAGCTGAAAAATAATGTACCATTCAACT CCCAGCGTAATAATTGGCCACCATTGCCTGACAAGTTTTGTGTCCAACCATGCTTCTATCAGGACATTAATGTGGAAATCCCAttggaatttcaaaaaatcgtTCGGATGTTGTACTATATTTGGATGT TACATACCTTGATGTATCTTCTAAACATATTGGGCTGCTTAGCTCTATTCATTCAAGTAGGAAGTGGAGCTATGTTTGGCTTGTCCATTCTGTACTGCATTCTATTCACACCAGCTTCCTATCTTTGCTGGTTCCGACCCGTCTACAAGGCGTTCAG ATCTGACAGCTCATTCAATTTCATGGTGtttttcgtcatttttttcGCCCAAACGATAGCTACCGTTATCCAGGCTATTGGCATACCTAATTTGGGGACATG TGGATTCATAGTTGGATTGTCTACGATCGGCGGACGAACAAGTGGCG GAGATCTCGCTGTTGGAATTCTAGTTTTGATCCTTGGATTGGGCTTCGGAGTTGTTGCTTTGGGAGATTTCCTTCTTCTCGTCAGA GTTAGCCGTTTGTACCGCAGCACTGGAGCCTCTTTCTCTAAAGCTCAGGCGGAATTTACTTCCGGTGTTATGCGCAACGAGCACGTCCGCGGAGCCGCTGCCGACGTAGTCGGTTCTGCCGTTCGAGCTCAGATGAGTAATACCTCTGGTACAGGTCCACGGTTCTAA
- the LOC130694849 gene encoding secretory carrier-associated membrane protein 5-like, with protein sequence MQDPSRGYAFGMDPLADYNPFANPFSSNETTASLDQKPQGSPVPSTSAVLPTQEKQQPQKQTFESIADFEKRQEDLERKAQELQRREEELQNSVLFNANKKEKNWPPLPSKFCVEPCFYQDISVEINVEFQPIVNMIYWIWIAHACLYVINVGGCLGLFIQLGQGTMFGLSILYCCLFTPASYLVWFRPAYKAFRSDSSFNFMVFFVFFFAQLVATVIQAVGLPNLGTCGFIVALAAFGEENDSGNIAVAIIALIIACGFALVALGDFLLLVRVSRLYRNSGASFAKARSEFTSGVMRNPHVRQATSDAISSAVRVQMDNIVN encoded by the exons ATGCAAGATCCGTCTAGAGGATATGCGTTTGGAATGGATCCTTTAGCAGATTACAACCCTTTTGCAAATCCTTTTTCTAGCAATGAAACAACTGCATCTTTG GACCAAAAACCTCAGGGGTCTCCTGTTCCTTCCACTTCTGCCGTTTTACCTACACAAGAGAAACAGCAACCCCAAAAGCAGACATTTGAATCTATAGCTGATTTCGAG AAGCGGCAAGAAGATCTCGAGCGTAAAGCTCAAGAACTGCAAAGGCGAGAAGAAGAATTGCAAAATAGCGTACTATTCAACG caaacaagaaagaaaaaaactggccACCATTGCCCAGTAAGTTCTGCGTCGAACCATGCTTCTATCAAGACATTAGTGTCGAAATCAACGTGGAATTTCAGCCCATCGTCAACATGATATACTGGATATGGATAG CTCATGCTTGTTTATACGTGATCAACGTAGGAGGCTGCCTAGGTTTGTTTATTCAATTGGGCCAAGGAACAATGTTTGGCTTGTCCATTCTTTATTGCTGCCTTTTCACGCCCGCATCGTATCTTGTCTGGTTCCGCCCCGCTTACAAGGCATTCCG ATCAGACAGCTCGTTTAACTTCATGgtgtttttcgtctttttcttcgCTCAATTGGTTGCTACAGTTATTCAAGCTGTGGGTCTTCCCAACTTGGGAACCTG CGGTTTCATTGTTGCTTTGGCTGCATTCGGTGAAGAAAACGATTCCG GGAATATCGCTGTTGCAATTATAGCGTTGATAATCGCGTGCGGTTTTGCATTGGTCGCTTTGGgcgattttcttcttcttgtgcgA GTTAGCCGCTTATACCGTAACAGCGGAGCTTCCTTCGCTAAAGCTAGAAGTGAATTCACTTCGGGAGTAATGCGTAATCCGCACGTCCGTCAAGCTACCAGTGATGCAATCAGCTCTGCCGTTCGAGTTCAGATGGACAATATTGTGAACTAG
- the LOC130694857 gene encoding eukaryotic translation initiation factor 3 subunit J-like: MAEPDWDAEDFEPQVPAPVATAIISDKWEGEDEDEPVKESWEDEETEPKPVETKTAPTSTKKKSSKRLEEKIAEKEKKTKQEAEARRMLQEANMTPEERIAEKLRRQKLVEESDFEMAKETFGITGTLPAEGSIDQANPSSKEEFVELKNSLLKKLQSFSSKAPYNDFIEDLIKDICIGLEVDVLKKVSLTSKSLHEEKLKMVKAATKGGKKGKAKVTLKMDKGVVDNFDDDFGGGDYDDFM, encoded by the exons ATGGCTGAGCCTGACTGgg ATGCCGAGGATTTTGAACCTCAAGTACCTGCACCAGTTGCTACTGCCATTATTTCAGATAAATGGGAGGGTGAGGATGAAGATGAACCTGTAAAG GAAAGCTGGGAAGATGAAGAAACAGAACCTAAGCCTGTTGAAACCAAAACAGCACCCACA tctacaaagaaaaagtcaagtaaaagattagaagaaaaaatagcagaaaaagaaaaaaaaaccaaacaagaaGCTGAAGCCAGAAGAATGTTACAAGAAGCGAATATGACACCAGAAGAGAGAATAGCAGAGAAGCTTCGGAGACAAAAACTAGTTGAAGAATCAGATTTTGAAATGgcaaaagaaacctttg GTATCACAGGTACATTACCTGCAGAAGGAAGCATAGATCAAGCAAACCCATCTTCAAAAGAAGAGTTtgtagaattaaaaaatagtttgttGAAAAAGCTACAGTCATTTTCAAGTAAAGCACCCTACAATGACTTTATAGAAGACTTAATCAAAGATATCTGCATTGGAT TGGAAGTGGATGTCCTTAAAAAGGTCAGCTTAACTTCAAAATCTCTGCATGAAGAAAAACTTAAGATGGTAAAGGCTGCAACGAAAGgtggaaagaaaggaaaagcaaAGGTCACCTTAAAAATGGACAAAGGAGTAGTTGACAACTTCGATGATGATTTCGGTGGTGGAGACTACGACGACTTCATGTAG
- the LOC130694852 gene encoding complement factor D-like, whose amino-acid sequence MNTQSDVRYNPRQPPTMKVISLLLTVGVLTAGTPINEQGRVSGGLALSAAVPHLVSITLDGQHVCGGFIYSSNWIVTAASCVNGVLPSQVKVVVAQVSLIQQDIDEQVISVFKIYIHEGYQPTTKLHDIAMLQTASTMTFGPRVNFIRYEEAEEVSGTVVKLAGWGATTVGGTPSTKLREITVTIPASCSGMYTAEEFTSNYMLCAGGSPADIGSPCQYDEGSPLVQTIGTTSYAVGIMSKNQGCGAGFAPTIYTRLSAYYAWLNKIGGLQPVL is encoded by the exons ATGAACACTCAGTCAGACGTTCGCTATAACCCAAGACAACCGCCCACGATGAAAGTCATATCGTTGTTACTCACAGTCGGCGTGTTAACCGCAG gAACACCGATAAACGAACAGGGACGCGTTTCTGGTGGTCTCGCACTCTCGGCCGCTGTACCTCATCTAGTATCGATCACGCTCGATGGCCAGCACGTATGTGGAGGATTCATTTACAGCAGTAATTGGATTGTTACAGCTGCCTCTTGCGTCAATGG CGTTTTGCCGAGTCAGGTGAAAGTCGTCGTGGCTCAGGTATCACTGATTCAGCAGGACATAGATGAGCAAGTGATATCAGTCTTCAAAATATACATTCACGAAGGATACCAGCCAACCACGAAACTGCACGATATTGCCATGTTGCAG ACGGCTTCGACGATGACGTTCGGACCTAGAGTTAATTTCATACGCTATGAAGAAGCAGAGGAAGTCAGCGGAACTGTAGTCAAATTGGCTGGATGGGGAGCCACAACG GTGGGCGGCACGCCATCCACCAAACTGCGGGAGATAACAGTGACAATACCTGCCAGCTGTTCTGGAATGTACACCGCTGAAGAGTTTACTTCTAATTACATGCTTTGCGCTGGCGGCT CTCCAGCAGATATTGGATCTCCTTGCCAATACGACGAAGGTTCGCCTTTAGTTCAAACGATCGGCACGACTTCGTACGCAGTCGGGATCATGTCGAAGAACCAGGGTTGTGGGGCTGGCTTCGCACCGACCATCTATACTCGCCTCTCTGCCTACTATGCGTGGCTCAACAAGATTGGTGGCCTCCAGCCTGTCCTCTAA
- the LOC130694846 gene encoding uncharacterized protein LOC130694846 isoform X2, whose translation MSQRIQSSSQLFSTCQIVILLVLLGQACRGGLQRRQGEPSEYPDGYFPFEESPTRTPPKVRRPPYAQADVDCPGIDSPAAGDGGVQSLDNLCGDLNKGYIPKSPLGRNVNGHSYPFELIRNKTLDFFSSTLPILKADKNLPKLAKYEDFDVVDRNDQQMWKSKRNKRYTDEGSVTPEETEEKKDLRRQGRGLCDKNYGIICTILNLINGRFMSAINPQERIENPDLLPSNNYNNKNNNQIGEDPLTPCPSAAEYVTPVYAKNYQGVWRYVVQIPYEGYFTQTVEVTKCLKKKCHFMDGSCLASPRWVSLLVAELFYPHARFPSTKPGAASHRSMSKSVIGSLKSLIPPRVLPNLPPYIPRSLPIVQPETVEESTEHDQVPHEDVPNEEQIPNKEDVANEEELEQSSRSKRQSATDTSSTTKQTYCDGVDEIGCYQVRLYYDWLLVPGSCKCWKQDFFTKYGRK comes from the exons ATGTCTCAGCGGATCCAGTCATCTTCGCAGCTTTTCAGTACTTGCCAG ATCGTTATACTGTTGGTGCTTCTAGGCCAAGCGTGTCGAGGAGGATTGCAGCGACGTCAAGGCGAACCGTCCGAATATCCCGACGGTTATTTTCCGTTTGAGGAATCTCCGACGAGAACTCCACCTAAAGTGAGGAGACCCCCCTATGCACAGGCCGATGTTGATTGTCCAG GCATCGATTCACCTGCGGCTGGAGATGGAGGTGTTCAATCCCTGGACAACTTGTGTGGCGATCTCAACAAAGGCTACATCCCAAAGAGTCCTTTAGGTCGTAACGTCAATGGACATTCCTATCCTTT CGAGCTCATCCGCAACAAGACGCTCGACTTCTTCAGTTCTACTTTGCCCATCCTGAAGGCTGACAAGAACCTGCCTAAATTGGCCAAATATGAAGATTTCGACGTTGTTGATAGAAACGACCAACA AATGTGGAAATCTAAAAGAAACAAGCGATACACTGATGAGGGGTCAGTCACACCGGAAGAAAccgaagagaagaaagacTTGAGGCGACAGGGAAGGGGCTTGTGCGACAAAAATTATGGCAT AATTTGTACGATTTTGAATCTTATCAATGGCCGTTTTATGTCGGCCATTAACCCACAGGAGAGGATTGAGAATCCTGATCTATTGCCATCCAATAActataacaacaaaaacaacaac cAAATCGGAGAAGACCCGTTAACTCCTTGTCCTTCAGCGGCAGAATATGTCACTCCTGTTTACGCCAAGAATTATCAAG GCGTTTGGCGTTACGTGGTTCAGATCCCCTACGAAGGCTATTTCACTCAGACCGTTGAAGTAACAAAATGCTT gaaaaagaaatgccattTTATGGATGGCTCATGCCTAGCATCTCCGCGTTGGGTTAGTCTGTTGGTTGCAGAACTCTTTTACCCTCATGCTCGTTTCCCCTCTACCAAACCAG GTGCTGCAAGTCATAGATCCATGAGTAAATCGGTGATTGGTAGTCTGAAAAGTCTTATTCCTCCACGTGTGCTACCAAATCTACCGCCTTATATCCCTCGCAGTCTTCCGATCGTACAGCCTGAAACAGTCGAAGAAAGTACAGAACACGACCAAGTACCACATGAAGATGTACCAAATGAAGAGCAAATACCAAACAAAGAAGATGTAGCAAACGAAGAGGAATTAGAACAATCATCTAGGTCTAAGAGGCAATCAGCGACGGACACGTCATCCACCACAAAGCAGACCTATTGTGACGGTGTCGACGAGATCGGTTGCTATCAG GTTCGGCTTTACTATGACTGGCTTCTCGTTCCTGGAAGTTGCAAATGCtg GAAGCAAGATTTCTTCACAAAATATGGCCGTAAATAA
- the LOC130694853 gene encoding complement factor D-like isoform X1 has protein sequence MSRVIKSTPPFEPNCSRKTIAMFYTLFFCIIVAFASGAPNGDTGRLIGGTQATAGQFPFVVSISRQDQHICGGFIYNDRWVVTTAKCVVGKPQADLKVTVGALSLITPDPEEQIITILSIVLFELYEEATQKHDIALIELSRPIVFGSTAQAIRYDEIDELATPWEAAIVGWGATFEGGAPATRLRWAPIDNLAADCRAYGIDQYIQNFMICAGSDAGTVSPCQFDEGTPLTQMANYGGVPEEIVVGIMSKNQGCTDLSVPSIYTRLATYYSWLLQTAGQQPAPTRSLRNSK, from the exons ATGTCGAGAGTCATCAAATCAACGCCACCATTTGAACCAAATTGTTCTCGAAAGACAATAGCCATGTTTTACACGCTGTTTTTCTGCATCATCGTCGCATTTGCCTCAG GAGCGCCAAATGGCGATACAGGACGTCTGATTGGAGGCACGCAAGCAACTGCAGGTCAATTCCCGTTCGTCGTTTCTATTTCTCGGCAAGATCAGCACATTTGCGGCGGATTTATCTACAATGATCGATGGGTCGTCACGACAGCCAAATGCGTCGTTGG AAAACCACAGGCAGACCTGAAAGTAACTGTTGGTGCCCTGTCGCTTATCACACCTGATCCGGAAGAGCAAATCATTACCATTTTGAGCATCGTTCTGTTTGAATTGTACGAAGAGGCCACTCAGAAACACGATATCGCTCTTATCGAG CTCTCCCGGCCGATCGTATTCGGTTCAACTGCTCAAGCAATCCGTTACGATGAAATCGATGAACTGGCCACACCGTGGGAAGCAGCAATCGTCGGATGGGGAGCAACTTTT GAAGGGGGAGCTCCAGCAACACGTTTGCGATGGGCCCCAATTGATAACCTGGCAGCTGACTGTCGTGCTTACGGTATCGACCAGTACATTCAGAATTTCATGATTTGCGCTGGCTCTGATGCAG GAACTGTTTCTCCATGCCAATTTGACGAGGGTACACCTCTTACGCAAATGGCTAACTACGGAGGAGTCCCGGAAGAAATTGTTGTTGGCATCATGTCTAAGAATCAAGGTTGCACTGACCTCAGTGTTCCATCCATTTACACACGTTTGGCTACCTACTATTCGTGGCTGCTGCAAACGGCAGGACAGCAACCGGCTCCGACTCGCTCGCTCCGCAATTCTAAATAG
- the LOC130694856 gene encoding complement factor D-like: MKRMFLVITFVAAIQGVPVENVGRIVNGAEAARGEFPWLVSISENVRHICGGFIYNDRFIVTAASCVFGKPITSLKVKISGLVLGIPEPDEQNIDVISVHLHPSYDAVFKLHDLAFVKLNRPIVFGDAAKAIRYEEPDESIKMATIAGWGLISETDGQTQRLQKTTIFNLAANCNIYGSNEYSVNHMICAGDGTTSPCNYDQGSPLVQATPSGNIVIGIMSKNKGCVSPYPPTIYTRLATYYSWIMQTAGQQPANL; the protein is encoded by the exons atgaaacgtatGTTCTTGGTGATCACCTTCGTTGCCGCAATACAAG GTGTGCCAGTTGAAAATGTGGGCAGGATCGTTAACGGAGCCGAAGCAGCTCGAGGAGAGTTCCCGTGGCTTGTTTCGATTTCTGAGAATGTCCGACATATTTGCGGAGGGTTCATCTATAACGATCGATTCATCGTCACCGCTGCCTCTTGTGTCTTTGG GAAACCCATTACTTCGTTGAAGGTCAAGATTAGTGGATTGGTTTTAGGCATACCCGAACCGGATGAGCAAAACATCGACGTCATTTCTGTACACCTCCATCCGTCTTATGACGCTGTTTTTAAACTGCACGACTTGGCGTTCGTTAAG TTGAACAGGCCCATCGTTTTTGGAGATGCTGCAAAAGCCATCCGCTATGAAGAGCCAGACGAATCGATTAAGATGGCAACTATAGCTGGATGGGGATTGATTTCG GAAACGGACGGTCAGACTCAAAGGCTTcagaaaacaacaatttttaaCCTTGCGGCTAATTGCAATATTTATGGGAGCAATGAATATTCCGTTAACCACATGATTTGTGCTGGTGATG GAACGACGTCTCCCTGTAATTATGATCAAGGATCACCGCTCGTTCAAGCAACGCCTTCCGGAAACATTGTCATCGGAATCATGTCGAAGAATAAAGGCTGCGTATCTCCCTATCCGCCAACGATTTACACTCGCCTAGCAACCTATTATTCTTGGATTATGCAAACAGCAGGCCAACAGCCAGCAAATCTCTaa
- the LOC130694855 gene encoding serine protease ami-like has protein sequence MLHALFFIVFIASVSGAPNGGTGRIVGGSQAVSGQFPYVVSISRNDLHICGGFIYNDRWVVTAASCVIDEVKDTILVKVGALSLITPEPEEQIISVLSNVTFDLYNRETKLHDIALIELSRPIVFSSTAAAIRYDEIDELAQPWRGMIVGWGATTQGGTAATRLRYAAIDDLAADCRAYGIDEFVQNFMICAGSTTGTIAPCEYDEGSPLTQEANYGGVQQTIVVGIMSKNLGCGDPTIPSIYTRLATYYSWLLQNAGQQPAFI, from the exons ATGTTGCACGCACTGTTCTTCATTGTTTTCATCGCCTCAGTGTCAG GGGCACCTAATGGAGGAACAGGGCGAATTGTAGGTGGTAGTCAGGCAGTGTCAGGTCAATTTCCTTATGTCGTTTCGATATCCAGGAATGACCTGCACATTTGCGGGGGATTCATCTACAACGATCGATGGGTCGTAACTGCCGCATCATGCGTTATTGA CGAAGTCAAGGACACTATCCTGGTAAAAGTCGGTGCGTTGTCCCTCATTACACCTGAACCGGAGGAGCAAATCATCAGCGTGCTGTCCAACGTAACATTCGACTTGTACAATCGAGAAACTAAACTGCACGACATTGCGCTCATCGAA CTTTCACGGCCGATTGTATTCAGTTCGACGGCGGCCGCAATTCGCTACGATGAAATTGATGAACTTGCCCAGCCATGGAGAGGAATGATCGTTGGATGGGGAGCCACCACT CAAGGGGGAACTGCAGCTACGAGGTTGCGTTATGCTGCGATTGATGATCTGGCAGCTGATTGTCGTGCTTACGGTATTGATGAATTCGTCCAGAATTTCATGATTTGCGCTGGCTCCACAACAG GAACGATTGCACCGTGTGAATATGACGAGGGATCACCTTTGACCCAAGAAGCGAATTATGGCGGAGTTCAACAGACGATTGTTGTTGGCATCATGTCGAAGAACCTCGGCTGTGGAGATCCAACTATTCCAAGCATTTACACGCGTTTGGCAACCTATTATTCGTGGCTTCTACAGAATGCGGGACAACAGCCTGCTTTCATTTAA
- the LOC130694846 gene encoding uncharacterized protein LOC130694846 isoform X1: MSQRIQSSSQLFSTCQIVILLVLLGQACRGGLQRRQGEPSEYPDGYFPFEESPTRTPPKVRRPPYAQADVDCPGIDSPAAGDGGVQSLDNLCGDLNKGYIPKSPLGRNVNGHSYPFELIRNKTLDFFSSTLPILKADKNLPKLAKYEDFDVVDRNDQQMWKSKRNKRYTDEGSVTPEETEEKKDLRRQGRGLCDKNYGMSVNLICTILNLINGRFMSAINPQERIENPDLLPSNNYNNKNNNQIGEDPLTPCPSAAEYVTPVYAKNYQGVWRYVVQIPYEGYFTQTVEVTKCLKKKCHFMDGSCLASPRWVSLLVAELFYPHARFPSTKPGAASHRSMSKSVIGSLKSLIPPRVLPNLPPYIPRSLPIVQPETVEESTEHDQVPHEDVPNEEQIPNKEDVANEEELEQSSRSKRQSATDTSSTTKQTYCDGVDEIGCYQVRLYYDWLLVPGSCKCWKQDFFTKYGRK; this comes from the exons ATGTCTCAGCGGATCCAGTCATCTTCGCAGCTTTTCAGTACTTGCCAG ATCGTTATACTGTTGGTGCTTCTAGGCCAAGCGTGTCGAGGAGGATTGCAGCGACGTCAAGGCGAACCGTCCGAATATCCCGACGGTTATTTTCCGTTTGAGGAATCTCCGACGAGAACTCCACCTAAAGTGAGGAGACCCCCCTATGCACAGGCCGATGTTGATTGTCCAG GCATCGATTCACCTGCGGCTGGAGATGGAGGTGTTCAATCCCTGGACAACTTGTGTGGCGATCTCAACAAAGGCTACATCCCAAAGAGTCCTTTAGGTCGTAACGTCAATGGACATTCCTATCCTTT CGAGCTCATCCGCAACAAGACGCTCGACTTCTTCAGTTCTACTTTGCCCATCCTGAAGGCTGACAAGAACCTGCCTAAATTGGCCAAATATGAAGATTTCGACGTTGTTGATAGAAACGACCAACA AATGTGGAAATCTAAAAGAAACAAGCGATACACTGATGAGGGGTCAGTCACACCGGAAGAAAccgaagagaagaaagacTTGAGGCGACAGGGAAGGGGCTTGTGCGACAAAAATTATGGCATGTCAGTCAATTT AATTTGTACGATTTTGAATCTTATCAATGGCCGTTTTATGTCGGCCATTAACCCACAGGAGAGGATTGAGAATCCTGATCTATTGCCATCCAATAActataacaacaaaaacaacaac cAAATCGGAGAAGACCCGTTAACTCCTTGTCCTTCAGCGGCAGAATATGTCACTCCTGTTTACGCCAAGAATTATCAAG GCGTTTGGCGTTACGTGGTTCAGATCCCCTACGAAGGCTATTTCACTCAGACCGTTGAAGTAACAAAATGCTT gaaaaagaaatgccattTTATGGATGGCTCATGCCTAGCATCTCCGCGTTGGGTTAGTCTGTTGGTTGCAGAACTCTTTTACCCTCATGCTCGTTTCCCCTCTACCAAACCAG GTGCTGCAAGTCATAGATCCATGAGTAAATCGGTGATTGGTAGTCTGAAAAGTCTTATTCCTCCACGTGTGCTACCAAATCTACCGCCTTATATCCCTCGCAGTCTTCCGATCGTACAGCCTGAAACAGTCGAAGAAAGTACAGAACACGACCAAGTACCACATGAAGATGTACCAAATGAAGAGCAAATACCAAACAAAGAAGATGTAGCAAACGAAGAGGAATTAGAACAATCATCTAGGTCTAAGAGGCAATCAGCGACGGACACGTCATCCACCACAAAGCAGACCTATTGTGACGGTGTCGACGAGATCGGTTGCTATCAG GTTCGGCTTTACTATGACTGGCTTCTCGTTCCTGGAAGTTGCAAATGCtg GAAGCAAGATTTCTTCACAAAATATGGCCGTAAATAA
- the LOC130694853 gene encoding complement factor D-like isoform X2 — MLYALFVSVLFAFVTGAPNGDTGRLIGGTQATAGQFPFVVSISRQDQHICGGFIYNDRWVVTTAKCVVGKPQADLKVTVGALSLITPDPEEQIITILSIVLFELYEEATQKHDIALIELSRPIVFGSTAQAIRYDEIDELATPWEAAIVGWGATFEGGAPATRLRWAPIDNLAADCRAYGIDQYIQNFMICAGSDAGTVSPCQFDEGTPLTQMANYGGVPEEIVVGIMSKNQGCTDLSVPSIYTRLATYYSWLLQTAGQQPAPTRSLRNSK; from the exons GAGCGCCAAATGGCGATACAGGACGTCTGATTGGAGGCACGCAAGCAACTGCAGGTCAATTCCCGTTCGTCGTTTCTATTTCTCGGCAAGATCAGCACATTTGCGGCGGATTTATCTACAATGATCGATGGGTCGTCACGACAGCCAAATGCGTCGTTGG AAAACCACAGGCAGACCTGAAAGTAACTGTTGGTGCCCTGTCGCTTATCACACCTGATCCGGAAGAGCAAATCATTACCATTTTGAGCATCGTTCTGTTTGAATTGTACGAAGAGGCCACTCAGAAACACGATATCGCTCTTATCGAG CTCTCCCGGCCGATCGTATTCGGTTCAACTGCTCAAGCAATCCGTTACGATGAAATCGATGAACTGGCCACACCGTGGGAAGCAGCAATCGTCGGATGGGGAGCAACTTTT GAAGGGGGAGCTCCAGCAACACGTTTGCGATGGGCCCCAATTGATAACCTGGCAGCTGACTGTCGTGCTTACGGTATCGACCAGTACATTCAGAATTTCATGATTTGCGCTGGCTCTGATGCAG GAACTGTTTCTCCATGCCAATTTGACGAGGGTACACCTCTTACGCAAATGGCTAACTACGGAGGAGTCCCGGAAGAAATTGTTGTTGGCATCATGTCTAAGAATCAAGGTTGCACTGACCTCAGTGTTCCATCCATTTACACACGTTTGGCTACCTACTATTCGTGGCTGCTGCAAACGGCAGGACAGCAACCGGCTCCGACTCGCTCGCTCCGCAATTCTAAATAG
- the LOC130694860 gene encoding ARL14 effector protein-like — MAISMAMSETDKFMDKFDPVNSNREKRKKMRTQPGSSGESNANSGRVHGNKKDKKARCLYNEKGLLLFDGADQCDCLNENCPGCFFPCPKCRSAKCGSECRINRRWVLETISVDGTSEVIKNQHLPPQ; from the exons ATGGCAATATCAATGGCCATGTCAGAGACGGATAAATTTATGGATAAATTTGATCCCGTCAATTCGaatagagaaaagagaaagaaaatgcgcACGCAACCAGGAAGCAGTGGCGAAAGTAACGCCAATAGTGGTCGCGTGCATGGCAACAAAAAAGACAA AAAGGCTCGTTGCCTCTACAATGAAAAAGGGTTGCTGCTATTTGATGGAGCTGACCA ATGTGACTGTTTAAACGAGAACTGTCctggttgtttttttccttgcccAAAATGCAGATCAGCCAAATGTGGTTCTGAATGCAG GATAAATCGGAGATGGGTCTTGGAAACAATTTCAGTTGATGGAACTTCTGAAGTTATAAAAAACCAGCATCTTCCTCCTCAGTGA